The proteins below come from a single Rosa rugosa chromosome 2, drRosRugo1.1, whole genome shotgun sequence genomic window:
- the LOC133730504 gene encoding secreted RxLR effector protein 161-like, with amino-acid sequence MATCAHGEVPISKGDKLNKDRCPKTSVDKREMEFVPYARLVGSFMYAQVCTRLDLSFTDGMLSRFQSDHGHKHWIVDKKSVKKLELIGFTDSYFASNYPASMKSTCGYVYMLAGGAVAWKTMKQSLIATSTMQAEIIAIYEAAVFFSKNSKRSNNSKHIDLKFYSVRKRVKDEEIDIAAVSTDAQLADPFTKALSVSAFKKHVEDMGILSSLDS; translated from the exons ATGGCAACCTGTGCTCATGGGGAGGTTCCAATATCTAAGGGagataaattaaataaggatcGGTGTCCCAAAACAAGTGTTGATAAAAGGGAAATGGAGTTTGTACCATATGCTAGATTAGTTGGCAGtttcatgtatgcacaagtgtgcACTAGATTAGATCTATCTTTTACTGATGGCATGTTATCCAGGTTTCAATCTGATCATGGACACAAGCACTGGATTGTTGATAAAAAG AGTGTAAAGAAGCTTGAACTCATAGGCTTTACAGATTCATACTTTGCAAGCAATTATCCTGCATCAATGAAATctacttgtggatatgtgtataTGTTGGCAGGTGGTGCAGTGGCTTGGAAAACAATGAAACAGTCATTGATAGCCACATCCACTATGCAAGCAGAAATAATAGCCATATATGAAG CTGCTGTGTTCTTCAGCAAGAATAGTAAGAGGTCTaataattcaaaacatatagACTTGAAGTTCTACAGTGTGAGAAAGAGGGTAAAAGATGAAGAAATTGATATAGCTGCCGTTAGTACAGATGCACAGCTTGCAGACCCTTTTACCAAGGCATTATCAGTTTCAGCTTTCAAGAAGCATGTTGAAGACATGGGAATTTTGTCTAGTTTGGATTCTTGA